CCTGGCTATAGACCCTGAGGTTTCTCTAGGAGTGCCAGCCAGGTTGTCTGGCTGCTTCTCTGCAAGCTGTGAAAGGTCTCCAGGGTCTACTCACTGCTCCTGTAAACCCTCTGCCTCAAAACCTCACCTGGAAATCCTCCTCTACTCCTAGAAtggtatttttattctatgtgtgtcCCGTTCCATTTATAGGAGCTTGGACTCAGGGCCTTTACTTCTGGCTCAAGACAGATTCACAATGCAGCTCTCCGTAGGCCAGCAGCAGCTGGGGCACTGCAGCCCAGACAGGAAATAGGCTGGATGGGTTTTCTTAGGAAATAGGCTGGATAGGTTTTCTTAGGAGCAGGACAGTCATTGGCAACGGGCCAACCGATTGCGGCAGCATAGGTAACATAGCCAGGTAGGCCAGGGCTTCCTCTCCTCAGCTGTGTAACCTCCAGAAGGTTCCTTCCTctgctcctgcccctcctcctccttgtcctcttcactaaggactgaacccaggacttccaCATGCTAAGCAATTGTTTTAGCACTGAATTGTAACACCAGCCCTTCAGTTGCAGTTTTATCAGGAAACTGGGAATAATAATATGTCCTTCgtgagcaaagagaaaaaaaagctacTCAGTAAAGTGCCTTGTGTGCATGATTATACTagttatcactttttttttttccttctaagtcATGCTAGATATTTCTAAATCATCTCTAAATCCTGCCTTCACATTCCTCAGGGTTAAGTTGCTGGGGCAAATCTTTCAGTAGAATAATTATGTTATGAGACAGGAATGTCGATGACCCTTTTAATTATAAGAGATGTCACATGAGATAACTGAAGAGGAAGAATATTTAGAAAATTGATGAGGACTGGTGGTGGCTGCCTTCAAGATGTCATTGTAAGAGCAATGGCTGTGTCTTATGAACCCGTGGGGACACGCTTGCCATCCACGGATCAATGATGGGAGTTGAATCAGTAAAGTAACCAAGGCTGACTGCAAGTGGAAACTGTAACAGCAGAGCGAGGGTGGGCTGGTGCGCAGCCGCCGTGGTGGAGCCAATCACGGCGTGCAGCGGGTCCTGCCCTGCGGTGACGTCACGGTTGCCTTGGCGAGGCCTGCTCGGTGGAGACCCGGCTGCTGCCAGCTTTGAAGCCCTGTCCGCCGCCACCATGAGCGGACGGAGTAGGGGTCGAAAGTCTTCCCGCACCAAAGGCCGGGGCAAAGGTCGGGCCAGAGCCCGGGTCCGCGCCGCTGCAGATGATGCCTGGCGCGACGAGAAGCCGCCAGAGAGCCCGCcgccggaggaggaggaggacgacgaGGCCGCGGACGCGCAGGCCGGGGCTGCTCGGGGAGGCGCGCAACCAGCCGATCCCAGGGAAGACCCCCGCGTCCCGCTGGACTGCGGCCTGGCCCTGCGGGCAAGGGCTGCGAGCGATAGCGGGCTGGCGGCCACTGACCCGGGCCTGGAGAGGGCCACATCCCTCGCCGAGCGCCTGACCAGCGACGCCAGTTTTGTGGGAACCGTGGGAGCCTTGGCGAGGCTGCGACACAGCTGCCGCCTTGGAAATCGGCGAGTTCCCCGGAGAAGGGCCCTAGAAACTCGGTGCGCGGCGGGGAGGGGACCTCAGGCCACAGTCAGTGGGAAGCCAAAGATGAGCTCTGCGGGGCCTTGTATCGCTGTCCCAgcgggggaggaaaagaaggtggCAGAGAAGCATGCTGGGGCAGGGTCCACCATGATGATAGGGAGCATGGATACCCTGGAGACTGTCCAGCTAAAGCTGGAGACCATGAATGCGCAGGCTGACAGGGCCTATCTCAGGCTTACCCGCAAGTTTGGCCAGTTGCGACTTCACCACTTAGAACGCAGGAACCTCCTCATCCAGAGCATCCCCGGCTTCTGGGGGAAAGCTTTTCAGAACCACCCCGTGCTGTCATCTTTTCTGAGCACCAGAGATAAGGATGTGCTGAGCTACATGAACAGACTGGAGGTGGAAGAGCTTGGCCTCGCCAGATTGGGCTACAAAATCAAGTTCTACTTTAGCCCAAACCCCTATTTCCAAAACAAGGTGCTTGTCAAGGAGTATGGGTGTGGGCCATCTGGTCACGTGGTGTCTCGCTCAGCCCCCATCCAGTGGCTCCCAGGGCATGATCTACAGTCACTAAGCAAGGAAAACCCGGGAAGCAATGGGAGCTTCTTTGGGTGGTTTTCCAACCACAGCTCTATTGAGTCTGACAAGATTGTTGAGATAATCAATGAGGACCTGTGGCCCAATCCTCTACAGTATTACCTGATCACTGAAGAAGCCcgtggagagaaaggaaaagaagaaaggccaGGTCCAGCAAAGCGGCGAGCGGAGGCCCCTGGGCCTGGAGTGAGACAGCCCAACTGATCCTCCACTACCTCCTGCTGGACTCGTTAGGCTGGCCACGTGGGTTTTGTTGTCTGCCTTCTGTTCATGCTGTCTTATGTACACTTTGGACTTACGTTCAAGAATGTGACATTTGTGAACATGTTCCTTGCTTCCCCGTGGCCTTGTCGCAACAGTATCCCATGTGTGATTCCTCTCACTGCT
This is a stretch of genomic DNA from Meriones unguiculatus strain TT.TT164.6M chromosome 1, Bangor_MerUng_6.1, whole genome shotgun sequence. It encodes these proteins:
- the Tspyl5 gene encoding testis-specific Y-encoded-like protein 5 codes for the protein MSGRSRGRKSSRTKGRGKGRARARVRAAADDAWRDEKPPESPPPEEEEDDEAADAQAGAARGGAQPADPREDPRVPLDCGLALRARAASDSGLAATDPGLERATSLAERLTSDASFVGTVGALARLRHSCRLGNRRVPRRRALETRCAAGRGPQATVSGKPKMSSAGPCIAVPAGEEKKVAEKHAGAGSTMMIGSMDTLETVQLKLETMNAQADRAYLRLTRKFGQLRLHHLERRNLLIQSIPGFWGKAFQNHPVLSSFLSTRDKDVLSYMNRLEVEELGLARLGYKIKFYFSPNPYFQNKVLVKEYGCGPSGHVVSRSAPIQWLPGHDLQSLSKENPGSNGSFFGWFSNHSSIESDKIVEIINEDLWPNPLQYYLITEEARGEKGKEERPGPAKRRAEAPGPGVRQPN